Genomic segment of Peribacillus frigoritolerans:
AAGAAGGCTGGGTATGACGTGCCGAGGCTTTCATCTTCCACATATTATGATATGGGTAAAAAGGTTACTTCACCGAAAAGCGGCGATCTTATCTTCTTTGCAACGGGTTCCAATAAATCAGTGGTAAGTCATATGGGAATCTACTTGGGCGGCGGGGAATTCATTCATGCCTCATCAAGCAAGGGAGTAACAATCAGTACTACTTCAAACTCTTATTTCAAGAGTAAAATCATCGGTTATAGAAGTCTATAAGATTTACTTGCCAGACTTTCTCTTAAAGTCTGGCAATTTCATGTAAAAGAATCATAGCTTCTTTTTCAGAAGTTATACTATTAACGAAACATTCTACTGATGTACTAACGAAGGAATTCGGTTTCTCTGGAATCCTTCGTTTTTTTTGGATGAAAAAAGGTAAATATGCACTCTAAGTACAAAAAGAAACTATTCTATTTTTGACAAAAAAAAGGTATAGTTAAAAATACCGACTAGGTACTTTTTCACACCTTCCATTTTGTGGGATGGTTAAGGGAGGAATATTAAATGAGATCCGAACATAAAAAAAAGAAAAAGAAACGCAAAACGTTTAAAATAATCGGCTTTACCCTTCTTATCCTTTTCATTGGCGCAGGTGTTTATGGCGCTTCAGTTTATCAATCATTAGCTGGTGCGATTAGCACTATGCAGGGTACAGCCCATAAAACGGATAAACGGGTAGAGGACATCAAGTTCAAAAGCAAAGATCCATTTTCATTGCTGATTCTTGGTGTGGATGAAAGGGAAAATGACTCAGGTCGATCAGATACGATGATTGTCATGACGGTTAATCCTAAAAAAGAATCGATCGAGTTATTGAGTTTACCGAGGGATACGCGTACAGAGATCATCGGTAAAGGTATAAATGATAAAATGAACCATGCCTATGCATATGGCGGAGTTGCCATGTCGATAAATACAGTGGAAGCCTATTTGGATATTCCGATTGATTATTACGTTAAAATGAATATGGAAGGCTTTCAGGATATTGTGAATGCTGTTGGTGGCGTTACAGTCGATAATGATATGGACCTTGCCTATAAAGGATATACTTTCAATAAAGGCACAATAGACTTAAATGGTAAAGAGGCCTTGATTTATTCCCGAATCCGTAAGGAAGATCCCCGTGGGGATTATGGTCGGCAAATGCGGCAACGCCAGGTTATCCAAGCTGTCATGAAAAAAGGGTCAAGCCTATCGACACTTACCAATTATGACGATATATTCGAAGCTCTAGGTAAAAACGTGGAAACCAATTTAAGTTTCAATGAAATGTTGAGCATCCAAAATAACTACAAATCATCCCTCAAAAATATTGAACAATATACACTTGAAGGTGACAATCAACGGGTAGATGGCGTTTGGTACAACATCGTTCCTGAAGATACAAAGCTTGAAGCCCAAAATCGGGTGAAAACGCATTTAGGATTATAAGAAAAAAGAGGATGGCTTTTATCAGTCATCCTCTTTTTTCTCTTCCTTCATTTGTTTAAAGTAATCAGAGCGCAACACTTGATCACTCAGATCAATCTCCTTTTGGTCTTCTGGTGAAAATTCTCCGACCTTTCCTTCCCCATTTATTTTCATTTGAGAACCATAATCCCCTTTTAATATCAAAGCATCGCCATCTTCGCCATCCAGCATGCTCTCTCCAAAGTATGAAGAACTCTTAATATTGAACAGATCATATAGAGTTGGTAAAATATCGATTTGGCCCGCTACCTTATCAATCGTTCTCCCTTCCATATCCTCCTGATAAATGATCACGGGAATGGGCATATATTTTTCAATCCACTCTTCATCGCTAATTTTACTACCGTAATACGCTTCAACCTCGTGTTTATCTTTTAAAAATAGCCCATCATGATCTCCGTATATGACAATCACGCTGTCTTTCAATTTCCCGTCATCCTTCAACCTCTTTACGAAATCCCCGATGGCTGAATCTGTATAATGAATGGCTTCAAAATATTTAGTCAGGTAACTGTTCTCTTTTCCAGCTTCAGGCTTCAATGTTATCTGTTCCTTTGGCAGCGAAAAAGGTACATGGCTGGTCAATGTAACGAAAAAAGCGTAATAGGGATTTTGTTTATCTTTTAAGAAATCATAGCTTTGCTTGAAGAAACTGCGGTCTCCCAATCCCATCGAAATCATCTCATCTTGCGACATATCCTCTATGGAAAGATAGTCATCAAACCCTAGCGAGGGATATGCATGCTGCCTATTCCAAAAGTCTTCTTCATCTCCGTGGAAAGCAAAACTTTGATAATCCGACTTTTTTAATTCCTTAGCAAGACCCGGAAAATCATTATATGGGAATCGAAAAAAGGTCGCACCCTGCTTTAAAGGAAATAATCCGGTATTCACGATAAGCTCTCCGTCAGATGAATTCCCAAATACCGTCTGTGGATAAACATGGGGAAAGTACAGCCCCCCTTTCGCCAGTTCATTCATGAATGGCGTGACCTCCTGCCCGGCACTGCTTTGAAATAGCGGAAACGCCTGTAAAGATTCCACCTGAATGATGATAAGATTCTTCCCCTCCAAGGAGCCTGAATGCCCATTTTCCGTTCTTTTCTTTTTATTGAAGTAATCAGAAACGGCCTTCTTTTCTTGCAAAGACATTCCATGCCTTCCCGAGTCAGTAAAGTAGGCATACGTATCCAATGCGTGATGACCGATCGGGCCCCAGTTTCGCAAGAAGGTATTCGCCTCATAGCGCCTGGTTATATCTACTTTGTCGATAAAAATGTTCTTGACCGGCTTCAATCCTGCTATCATCAGGAATATTATGGCCGGTACAAGCGCCATATGCTTGAGGGGGTATTTTTTCTTCACAAATGACTCAGCAATTGGAATGCCTACCAGAAGAAAGATTGCATCCTTCATTTCCATCATACTGAATATACTTTCACCAAGCCCATTCAGGTTGCTTTTTTGCATCCACATATAGGATGTTATAGGTGTCGAATAATAACGGTAAAACCAGATGTCCCCAAGGAAAAAGACCATGATCGAAAGAAGGAAAACTGAAAAAATGATGCCTTTTACGATTCGATTCGATATCCATTCCTTCAGATAAACAATAAAACCGGCAACACCGATGATTATCGTAATTATCCCAATAGAAAGACCGTTACCCATCCTATCATTCGTATAAATGAAAAGTATGGCCACGATTGAGAATGACAATAACTCAAATAGCCTCTCCTTCAAGCGTTGTTTACGGTTATTCTTCATGCTCCTGCCACTTTCCTCTTCATTATTTCCAAGCCTTGGTTAAGCCTGATTGCGGAAGATTACTTATAAATATTACTTAGCGTTGCCATTTATGAGAAGTTGCACACAGAAAACGCATAAATATTTGGCACTAATGACTTCCTTTATAAACAAAAAGCCTTCATCACTAAAAGGATGAGGGCTTTGCTTTGGATCTCCGGTAAAATAGCTGCCGGTTGCCGCTAGACTCATGCGGGTATTTCCCTACTTTCTCTTCCATTCAAAAGCAATCTTCCAACCTTTATCAGTAATCGATTCCGCCAACATATCCCCTTCCTCGAATAAGAAACGCCATGGCATGCTTGAAAGTGCTGGAAGTTCACCAAGCTCTGAAAGATCGAATGCCTTCTTTGCGAGGAATTTTCCATCTCCATCAACTAACAGTAAATCCACGATATCAAAACTGACAGCTTTCTCTATTGAATTTCGTAGAAAAGCCTCTATGATTACATCATCTTCCACCCTAGTCAGCTTGATGCCGGATAATGAAATTTGGTTCGGTTTTAATGCAGGAAGCCTTTGATGGTGGAATTTATATACATATTCTTCTTGCTTGGAAATTTCCCACCCCTTGTGAAACATCAGGGCAGTATGAACGGTGTCATCCTGATCTGATAACTTTTGTGTATTATCCTTTTTTCCCAATAAACTCATCGTTCCTCACCCTCCAAAGCAGCTTCATCTTCCTGATTGCTTTTCATATACTCCATAAAACGGATGCTTATCTCCGACTCAATTTTACTTAATAGAAGGTTAAATTGACTGAGAGCTGCTTTTTCAAACAACGTATATGGGTCCTGCTGACCATATCCGCTTAAACCAACGCCTTCCTTCACACTGTTCATTTGATCCAGGTGGTTCATCCAATTTGTATCGATATGCTGAAGCATGAAAGCGCGCAACTGGTTTCCCCATTCTGCATCGTTCTGAAAGATCACCAGTCTCGATTCAAATTCACCTAAAGCATCCAACGCCATTCCTTCTATTTTGCCTACTAAATCCTGCAAATCACTTGCCTGCCATCCCAACGACTGGAAAACAGGGGAAAGCTCTTCAATAAAGGCAGAGGAACCAGGTTCCATCTTATCTTCAGGGGAATATTTCACTGTAAGCCGAGTAATGTATTTTTCGATATATTCAAGTAAAATGGCCGACACCCGTCCAGGCTCCATATCAAGAATCCGATCTCTCATTGCATAGATGATTTTACTCTGCTCATTTAATGCATGCTCTAACTTCAATAAATGGTAACGGCTTGATTGATGCATTTGCTCTACCGTTTCCTGAACCATTTTAACGAATTTATCGGGTGCAGGGCTCAGCACCAATCCATTTTCATCTATTTTGATTTTCTTGATATAACGTCCGATTTCTTCTTCATCATAGTAATCAAACAAGTCATCTTCCAAAGAAATGATGAATTGTGTTGAACCAGGATCACCCTGCCGGCCGGAACGTCCTCTTAGCTGCATATCGATCCGACGGCTCTCGTGTCGCTCCGTACCGATAATATGAAGGCCGCCCAATTCCTTGACATCATCTCCAAGTATTATATCCGTTCCTCGCCCAGCCATGTTCGTAGCCAGCATCACTTGATTTTTTTGCCCGGCATTCGCGATGATTTCCGCTTCATCCTCTTCCGTCTTCGCATTTAGGATTTGATGTTTAATTTTCCCCTTCTCTAGTTGAACCGAAATTTTTTCAGATTGCTCAATGGAGGTCGTTCCGATCAGTATGGGTCTGCCTCCACCATGAATCCGTTTTACTTCCGAGACGATTTTATTGATTTTGCTTGTTTCATCTTTATAAATCAAATCTACCTCATCAACTCGAATAATAGGCTCATTAGTTGGAATTTCAATGACGGGGAGCTGATATATTTCCCGGAATTCAGACTTTGATGGCATGGCACTGCCTGTCATCCCAGACATTGAATGATATAATCGAAAATAATTTTGGACGGTAATCATAGCCTGTGTTTCATTCTCTTCGGAAATCTCCAAGCCCTCTTTTGCCTCAATCGCTTGATGAAGCCCCTCACTGAAGCTTCGCCCTTCCATCACCCTGCCTGTGAATTTATCGATGATTGCAATCTTTTCATCGATGACAATGTAGTCGACATCCAATTTCATGATTGCATGGGCTTTTAGCGCCTGTGTAACATTATGTAATAGCTCTTGATGCTCGATTCCATATAGATTGTCGATACCAAAGGCCGCTTCAATCTTGGAAGCCCCTTGATCCGTGAAAAAGGCGGACTTTGAATCGATGTAAATCTCGTAATCCTCATTTTCTACAAATGACTTCATGATTTGTGCCGTGATCTGGTGAAGCTCGGTTCCGTCACTTGCCCTGCCCGCAATGATTAATGGTGTCCTCGCTTCATCAATCAGGATGCTGTCAATCTCATCGACAATGGCAAATCGGTGTCCTCTTTGAACCTTGTCTTCTCTTCGGTAGACCATATTATCACGCAAATAATCAAAACCGAACTCTGTTGCCGTCCCATACGTGATATCCGCCGCATACGCATCACGTTTCGCGGAAGGCCCCATTTGGGAAATGTTCAAATCAACCGTCAAACCTAGATATTCTAGAATTTGTCCCATCAATTCTTTATCACGTCTGGCCAAATATTCATTGGCCGTAATAATATGCACACCATTACCGTACAGTGCATGTAAATAGCTAGGCAAAGTGGAGACAAGCGTCTTCCCCTCGCCCGTATTCATTTGTGCAATGCCCCCTTCACTCAGGACAAAACCGCCTGCAAGCTGAACATCATGGTGCCTAAGATTCAATACTCGCTTGGAAGCCTCCCTCACGACCGCAAAAGCTTCGGATTGTATATCCAATATATTAACACCAGCATCCAATACGCTTTTAAATCTATCCTTCATTCCGCTTAATTCCAGATCTGAATATCTTTCATATTTACCCTCTAGCCGATTCACTTCTTCTACCAACTTATAAATTCTCTTCAAGTCTTTAGAACCTTCTTTGAAGAACTTTTTCATACTGGATAGCATAGGGTTTTCTCTCCTATTATTTCAATTGAACTTTAGTGAAATTATATCAGTTAAGTATTTACTGTTTATTAATTATCAACTCCATATTGTAATTATATAGAAATTCTTTCTTTTTTTGAAAGATAAATTACGCAAAAACCGACTGGATGCCGCTAACCGTGCTAAAAAGCTTAGCTCCATCCTGAATATCAGGGAGGGGTTTTTTTATCGATTTAGACAAATAATAGGAAGACTTTCACCCAATGGAGGATTACAGATGAATAAGACATCCAGACATAAACCGCATCGCTTTGGATTATTCGTTCTTATAATTTGTTTTATTTACATGAGCTCCCCTATTCAAGCAGAAACAAAAAACACCCCAAAGAATGTCATATTGCTGATTGGCGACGGCATGGGGTTAGGGGCGATAGAAATTGCCCGGCAATTTGAATATGGAAAGACAGGTGTACTGCATTTGGAAAAACTGGAGCATGTTGCCCTGATGCGCACGTATTCCGCCAGTAATTACGTCACTGACTCGGCAGCAGGAGGATCTGCGATTGCCACTGGTGTAAAAACGAACAATGAATCAATCGGTGTCGATGCCAATGGTTCCGAGGTCGATAGTGTATTGGATGCCTTTCAGAACAATGGAAAAAAAGTCGGGATCATCTCAACCAATATGGTAGTCGATGCCACGCCCGCTGCCTTTGGTGCAAGTGTTCCTAACCGCTGGACAGGTGGCGCAAATATCGCAAGGCAGCTCTTTGATAACCGGATCGACGTCATCCTCGGCGGAGGTGCCAGCTATTTTGAGGCGGATAAGCAGAATGGCGAGGATTTAATCGGTAAATTTAAACAAGCTGGCTATGGGATTACGACGACTAAAGAAGAACTTAGTTCCATAAATAAACCGGAAAAACTTTTAGGATTATTTCACCCTACCTATATGAATTTTAAACTGGATAAAGAAGTATTACATTCTCAAGAGCCATCTCTAACCGAAATGACATCCAAAGCGTTGGATATTTTATCACGGGGTGATAAGGGATTTTTCTTGATGGCCGAAGGTGCGCGTATTGACCATATGGAGCATGCAGCCGATATCACTGGAATATGGAAAGAAACGATTGAATTTGACCAAACCGTGAAAAAGGTTGTCAATTGGGCAAAAAATCGTAATGATACCTTGATTGTTGTCCTTGCAGACCACGAAACAATGGGGACATCCGCTTCTGAAACAATGGATATCACTGCATTGAAAAAAATCAGGGTTTCATCTGAATATATGTCAAAACAACTCACATTCAATAAAAATAATGAAATCAATCCAGAAAGTGTCGTTTCCACATTCAAGAAGTATGCAAATATATCCCTTACTGAACAGGAAGTCGATCAATTCATCGATAACGTAAGAAAAAATAAAACGCTTGTCTATCCACAGCATCAAATAGATTGGGAAATCGGAAGCACCATCGCCAGGCATTATAAGGCGGGTGTAGCTGATCGAAGCATACGTGCGGCCAGTTCCACAGGAGGACACACAGCCAATATGATTCCCGTTTTCGCTTCGGGTCCAGGCAGTGAAGCCTTTGATGGAGTCATTGAAAATACGGATATTTCGAAAATCATCACAAAAGCCGCCGGTGTTCCGTTCACACCCGGGCAGCATAAAACAACAGAGGAATGAAATCATTACTTCCTTTTTTAAGTTTCTTTCTCATTAACCGTCTGGATTTTTTCGGTATTCTTTTCTTTTAAGTTGCGTTTACTCAAGATTTGGGGCATTTCTTTGAAGTTTTGGAGCATTAACTCATGAGGTTGGTGGATCTGCTCGTTGATTTGCGATTTACTCGTGAGTTTAGCGCATTTACTCGTGAGGTTGGTGCTTTTACTCATGAGTTCGTGCTTTACTCGTGAGTTTAGCGCATTCACTCGCCAATTTGAGGCTTTTACTCGTGAATTTTGTGCTTTCACTCGTGAGTTTGCGCCTTTTACTCGTGAATTTTGTGCTTTTACTCGTGAGTTTGCGCCTTTTACTCGTGAGTTTGGTGCTATTACTCGTGAATTCGTCTTTACTCTTGAGTTTGGTGCTTTTACTCGCCAATTTGAGGCTTTTACTCTGAGTTTGCGCCTTTACTCGTGGATTTTGTGCTGTTTTCTTGTATTTACTATTTATAAGGACAAAAAAAGACGCCATACGTGACGTCCTACTCTTTCACTTTTTTATGTATTTTTTTAATACATACCCAATTTGGCTTCCCTTTTTCACTTTATACCATTCATCTTGTTGAGCCAGTATCGTTACAGCTTGGTCCCTGTATAGATTGCCAATCGTTTCAGAAGATGCATTTCTACTTTCTTTAATAGATAATTTGCTTGCTGTCACTATTCCCGTCGTCTTCCTAATCGAGATTTTCGTTGAAATGGTTTTCTGATTGTCACTCTCATCCTTAGCGGAGATTTTTACCGTAAATATCCCGTTGGAGATATTTTTGAAATCCCAGGATGCCGATTGACTGCCTTTATTGAACTGCCTTTCATTAAGGATGCCGACAACCTTACCTTTACTGTTCTTGATTTCCACCGTTACATTAGCGTTTTCATTAATTGTATACGTTATGTTCGCTTTCTCGGTACTGTAATCACCCGATGTATTGATATCGGTGATTTTAGGTGCCGACGTATCTCTACTGATTTTTATCGCCATTGTTTCCAAACCTTCATTCCCGCCTCGGTCCATTGCTGATAATTCTGCTTCATATGTCCCGTTACTCACCGCTTTTGTGTTCCAGATTGCTGAATGGGTACCCTTTTTCATTGTTTGATCACGGACTGGGGTAGCTATAGATTTACCTTTACTATCTTTAATCGTGAGAGTTATCACAGCATCTTCTTTTAGGGTGTATCTGATTCCAACATCATCATTTAAATGATCCGCCTTCGCTTTCATGTTTACTGAATTCGGCTCCTCCTTTACAACAATATCCTTTTTAGATCCGGCACTTGGTCCATATTCCTTTTCTATAATTGTGTCAGGATAATAAAAACCCAAAATATCTTGATATGAGTGTCCTGCTTCCGCTCTGTTTTTCGCTCCAAACTGACTTAGTCCGACCCCATGCCCATATCCTGATCCTTCGATTGCAATTTTGGAAGGATCGGAAGATGAATGGTCAACCAAATAGCTTTTCATCACCTCTTGCCCCACCATGCCCCTGATTTTGGAAGCCGCTACATTAGTAAGCTTAACCGTTTGCTGCAAAAGGTTTCCCCTGTCATCTACGAGATCCCTTACATAGAAATTCAGTTGGATGGAGCCTTTCGTAACACGGCCACCCGTTTTATCATCTGTAAAAGTTAACAAGGGAATCTCCGTTATTTTAATATCTTTCTTCGCATATCCATTATTCTTCAGCCAAGCCTTCAGCTTCGGCACAACCTTTTTATCTTTTTCCTCTACACTTGTCCACCATTCTTCAGGTTTAGATAAATCCATTTTTGACAGGTCGATTTGCTGCTTGTCCAGCGTTATCGCCCAATTGGTTTTCGAATCATATAAATCTTTTTTTATAGATAGATATGCAAGAGGGTTGCCTCTTGACCAAACATTTGAATTCAATTCGGTCATTCCTCCATTGCTTGATGAAAAGAACGCTTCGATTATTTCGCCATCATGTTTGATTACCATGCCCTTTGTCTGTTCAATGGCTGAATCAGTTCGATAGTGACCGGCAGCCCCGCCATATACTTGGTAAGAAACCGTATCATCAATGATTGTCGATTGATGGCGAAGTGCATACGTCCGAGCGGCAATCGCCTGTGCTTTTAAGGCTTCGGCATGCCAAAGTGCGGGCATCTCCAGCGGGACAACGCCCTTTAGATAATCTTCAATGTAAACAGCATTGATTGGCCGGATGTAACCGTCCTCCGCTGTAAATGAAAATGAGCCTTGATACGGACGGCCGTTTATGGACAATGAAGCATCAGGTTTTACTGGCATTACCTTAAAGGAAGCATAAGAACCCGTTTTCTTAGAGCCTTTGTAAACGGCAAGTTTAGCCGACTCCGCTTTCAAAGTCAGACTTTCACCCGCCTTGATGAATATCTCTCCCATTGAATTACGGTAGTCCCCGGTTGCCGTTATTTTAACACTGGTTCTATTCCCCAAATAATTCTTCAGTTTCACTTCCATCGTTGTATTCTCTTCCGCTGCCGTTGCTTCATGAGAAGGAAATGCAAAAAAAATGATAAAGAAAGCGATAAACAAATACTTTAAACTTCTCATTCCCCTTCATCCTCATTCCTTTTCTATTTATCTTTCAAATATTTTTGAATTAATCCTGTTCAATCCATTGGCATGAGAAAACTGTTTACTTGTGGTTACTGAACTCTCTTTTACATTCTGTATGTACGACTCGTTATCCTTCAAATCCAGCTTTATTGTCGTAACAAATTGGAATCCACAACCTAATAAAAGCAGGACACGGAAGAAACCATGTCCTGCTTTTATTTTGGTAAATGGTGCTGATGGGTGACTTTTTTCTTTACTTCAAATACTTCTTCAACACCGGTTTCATTTGATCGACAACGACATGGCTGCCGCCTCGGCCTTTTACATCTTCAATCATCCATGCCATAAGAAGTTCCGGGTCTTCTGTGTCCATGGCAACGAACCAGCCATTTTCTGTTCCGTCCGCATTTTTGGATGCCTTGATTTC
This window contains:
- a CDS encoding SpoIID/LytB domain-containing protein, with translation MRSLKYLFIAFFIIFFAFPSHEATAAEENTTMEVKLKNYLGNRTSVKITATGDYRNSMGEIFIKAGESLTLKAESAKLAVYKGSKKTGSYASFKVMPVKPDASLSINGRPYQGSFSFTAEDGYIRPINAVYIEDYLKGVVPLEMPALWHAEALKAQAIAARTYALRHQSTIIDDTVSYQVYGGAAGHYRTDSAIEQTKGMVIKHDGEIIEAFFSSSNGGMTELNSNVWSRGNPLAYLSIKKDLYDSKTNWAITLDKQQIDLSKMDLSKPEEWWTSVEEKDKKVVPKLKAWLKNNGYAKKDIKITEIPLLTFTDDKTGGRVTKGSIQLNFYVRDLVDDRGNLLQQTVKLTNVAASKIRGMVGQEVMKSYLVDHSSSDPSKIAIEGSGYGHGVGLSQFGAKNRAEAGHSYQDILGFYYPDTIIEKEYGPSAGSKKDIVVKEEPNSVNMKAKADHLNDDVGIRYTLKEDAVITLTIKDSKGKSIATPVRDQTMKKGTHSAIWNTKAVSNGTYEAELSAMDRGGNEGLETMAIKISRDTSAPKITDINTSGDYSTEKANITYTINENANVTVEIKNSKGKVVGILNERQFNKGSQSASWDFKNISNGIFTVKISAKDESDNQKTISTKISIRKTTGIVTASKLSIKESRNASSETIGNLYRDQAVTILAQQDEWYKVKKGSQIGYVLKKYIKK
- a CDS encoding SLAP domain-containing protein; this encodes MSLLGKKDNTQKLSDQDDTVHTALMFHKGWEISKQEEYVYKFHHQRLPALKPNQISLSGIKLTRVEDDVIIEAFLRNSIEKAVSFDIVDLLLVDGDGKFLAKKAFDLSELGELPALSSMPWRFLFEEGDMLAESITDKGWKIAFEWKRK
- a CDS encoding alkaline phosphatase is translated as MNKTSRHKPHRFGLFVLIICFIYMSSPIQAETKNTPKNVILLIGDGMGLGAIEIARQFEYGKTGVLHLEKLEHVALMRTYSASNYVTDSAAGGSAIATGVKTNNESIGVDANGSEVDSVLDAFQNNGKKVGIISTNMVVDATPAAFGASVPNRWTGGANIARQLFDNRIDVILGGGASYFEADKQNGEDLIGKFKQAGYGITTTKEELSSINKPEKLLGLFHPTYMNFKLDKEVLHSQEPSLTEMTSKALDILSRGDKGFFLMAEGARIDHMEHAADITGIWKETIEFDQTVKKVVNWAKNRNDTLIVVLADHETMGTSASETMDITALKKIRVSSEYMSKQLTFNKNNEINPESVVSTFKKYANISLTEQEVDQFIDNVRKNKTLVYPQHQIDWEIGSTIARHYKAGVADRSIRAASSTGGHTANMIPVFASGPGSEAFDGVIENTDISKIITKAAGVPFTPGQHKTTEE
- a CDS encoding LCP family glycopolymer transferase, with the translated sequence MRSEHKKKKKKRKTFKIIGFTLLILFIGAGVYGASVYQSLAGAISTMQGTAHKTDKRVEDIKFKSKDPFSLLILGVDERENDSGRSDTMIVMTVNPKKESIELLSLPRDTRTEIIGKGINDKMNHAYAYGGVAMSINTVEAYLDIPIDYYVKMNMEGFQDIVNAVGGVTVDNDMDLAYKGYTFNKGTIDLNGKEALIYSRIRKEDPRGDYGRQMRQRQVIQAVMKKGSSLSTLTNYDDIFEALGKNVETNLSFNEMLSIQNNYKSSLKNIEQYTLEGDNQRVDGVWYNIVPEDTKLEAQNRVKTHLGL
- a CDS encoding LTA synthase family protein; translation: MKNNRKQRLKERLFELLSFSIVAILFIYTNDRMGNGLSIGIITIIIGVAGFIVYLKEWISNRIVKGIIFSVFLLSIMVFFLGDIWFYRYYSTPITSYMWMQKSNLNGLGESIFSMMEMKDAIFLLVGIPIAESFVKKKYPLKHMALVPAIIFLMIAGLKPVKNIFIDKVDITRRYEANTFLRNWGPIGHHALDTYAYFTDSGRHGMSLQEKKAVSDYFNKKKRTENGHSGSLEGKNLIIIQVESLQAFPLFQSSAGQEVTPFMNELAKGGLYFPHVYPQTVFGNSSDGELIVNTGLFPLKQGATFFRFPYNDFPGLAKELKKSDYQSFAFHGDEEDFWNRQHAYPSLGFDDYLSIEDMSQDEMISMGLGDRSFFKQSYDFLKDKQNPYYAFFVTLTSHVPFSLPKEQITLKPEAGKENSYLTKYFEAIHYTDSAIGDFVKRLKDDGKLKDSVIVIYGDHDGLFLKDKHEVEAYYGSKISDEEWIEKYMPIPVIIYQEDMEGRTIDKVAGQIDILPTLYDLFNIKSSSYFGESMLDGEDGDALILKGDYGSQMKINGEGKVGEFSPEDQKEIDLSDQVLRSDYFKQMKEEKKEDD
- the secA gene encoding preprotein translocase subunit SecA; this translates as MLSSMKKFFKEGSKDLKRIYKLVEEVNRLEGKYERYSDLELSGMKDRFKSVLDAGVNILDIQSEAFAVVREASKRVLNLRHHDVQLAGGFVLSEGGIAQMNTGEGKTLVSTLPSYLHALYGNGVHIITANEYLARRDKELMGQILEYLGLTVDLNISQMGPSAKRDAYAADITYGTATEFGFDYLRDNMVYRREDKVQRGHRFAIVDEIDSILIDEARTPLIIAGRASDGTELHQITAQIMKSFVENEDYEIYIDSKSAFFTDQGASKIEAAFGIDNLYGIEHQELLHNVTQALKAHAIMKLDVDYIVIDEKIAIIDKFTGRVMEGRSFSEGLHQAIEAKEGLEISEENETQAMITVQNYFRLYHSMSGMTGSAMPSKSEFREIYQLPVIEIPTNEPIIRVDEVDLIYKDETSKINKIVSEVKRIHGGGRPILIGTTSIEQSEKISVQLEKGKIKHQILNAKTEEDEAEIIANAGQKNQVMLATNMAGRGTDIILGDDVKELGGLHIIGTERHESRRIDMQLRGRSGRQGDPGSTQFIISLEDDLFDYYDEEEIGRYIKKIKIDENGLVLSPAPDKFVKMVQETVEQMHQSSRYHLLKLEHALNEQSKIIYAMRDRILDMEPGRVSAILLEYIEKYITRLTVKYSPEDKMEPGSSAFIEELSPVFQSLGWQASDLQDLVGKIEGMALDALGEFESRLVIFQNDAEWGNQLRAFMLQHIDTNWMNHLDQMNSVKEGVGLSGYGQQDPYTLFEKAALSQFNLLLSKIESEISIRFMEYMKSNQEDEAALEGEER